TATAGTGCATAAAAAATTAGATCCAAGATAATTCTGAGCAATTTTTTGAAGCAATATTATAATTTTTTTGTGCGTCCATGTATCATATTGTGCAAAAAAAATAACACCAAAAATACCGAGCAGTAGTGCAAAAAATATTTTTTTTACCATATCTTTGTATGTACTATTATAATATCTTATATTCAGCTCAACTGACATTCTTTAATATAGTATCAAAAACAATACTAACCAATCTTATTTTTATAAAGACTCATAATGCTGATAATATTGTGTCTTCTAAAAAAAAACTTCAATTTATAAAAAAATCTCTATGTTGCTGACTTCTTAAGTCGAACTCACGTTACATAATAATAATCCAAAAAAACAGGATAATAACCCAAGCAACCTAACCAGATGTTTTAGATTTATCAAAAACCATAAATTAGTAGTATCAATGGGATTATTGTTATCCTATCTTGCTTATTGTTATCTTTTCCAAAATAAATAGCGTGTAATTAAGCCTGATATACAATTAATTTGACCCCAAAAGATGTATTATATGAGAGTCATGAAAAATATTACCCTCATATCAATGCACTTTATATTCAATCTCCGTGATATTTTTTACTACAGTATCAAAAACAATTCCAACCAATATTATTTTTTTCCTTAATGATTCATATGGTTGATAATATTTTTTGTCTTCTATTTGTTGTAATGCTTTTGCAGCAGTTGAATTAATCTTAAATTCTATGATAAAACAAGTATCTTGTGTCTGGATGATAGCATCAATTCTACCAATATTAGTTGGTTGTTCAACAATAACATGTGCACCAATCATCTTTAAAACAAGATAAAAAATAGTTTGATAATATTTCTCTTCACTAATTTGGATGGTATAAGGAATGGCAGCGAAAAGTTGTGTTAACGTTGTACGTATGTGCTCAAAATTAATATCATCAAAAGCTTGCAATAATGCTACGGTAACATTATTAAGAATTGAGCCTGAAACCGATGTCATCGAAGCAAAAATTAATTCTCCCAATGAATCTATAGTTTCTTTGTTCGGAAAATTAAGAAGATAGTTACGGCTTGCTGGGTTATATTTCTGAATGGTAAGATATCCCGTTTGAAAAAGAAGCGTTTTAAGAAAAATATTATCAACTTCAAATTGACTCAACTCTCCTTCCGTAGCTTCTATTCCGTCAAAATCCTGAATAGGATACTGTTTTGATTGTAATAGATTAACTAAAAAAGTAGGTGTTCCCGTTGCAAACCAATAATTAGAAAATTCACTATTTTTTAAACACAACATAACAGAAAATGGGTTATATAATTTTTCCGAATCATTATTTCTCGTAAATCGGTATCCATCATACCAAACGGTTATTTTTTCTAATAATTTGTCAGCGGATATATTTATTTTATCTTTGGTATGCGCTAGATGTTCATTAAAATATGTAGTAATTTCAGCCTTTGTATACCCAACCAAATCATTATATGTGGCACTTAGGCTAATATCTTCTAAATTATTAAGACCTGAAAAAATTGATGTTTTAGAAAACTTACTCACCCCAGTAAGAAGCACAAACTTAAGATGTGAATCAAGTCCTTTAATAATTATATAAAAACTTTTTAATATTTCACGCATTTTATCTGCCATGGCCACATCGTGAATATGCCGTAAAATAGGATAATCATATTCATCAACTAACAACACTACGCGATTGTCTTTAGACAATGCCATAACTATCACTTGAAGCATCTGACTTGGAAGTAGATGTTTATCCAATTCAATAGTATTTTCTTGCGCAATACTATACAAATAACGCTGAATACCTTGTTCAAGCTCTTCTGGTGTTGTGCATGGTATATCAGAAAAAGAAATGTTTATTACAGGATACTGCTTCCAACCATAGGACAGAGCACTAATATCAAGTCCAATAAATAATTTTTTATTGCCAGAAAAAATTTCTGCTAATGTCGAAATAAGCAATGATTTACCAAATCGTCGTGGCCGAGCAAAAAAATAATATTTTCCTGTAGTAATAAGCTCATAGATATGTCTTGTTTTATCCACATAAACATAGCCATTCTGTAGTAATTCAGATAATGCTTGCATACCAATCGGTAATTTTTTCATTATTGCTTCCCCTAGTAAATCTTCTTATAGCTTATAATTAATCTTAGCATTTTTTTCAAACATTCCATACAGAAAAAAAATTGTCTTTGCAGACAAATCTTTAAAAAAAATCGACATAATTAATGCATACAATAAGTGGAACTGGCAATACCTTTATATTATGTGTATAATATCTAATAATTTATAAATGAGGTCTATCTAATGTCTTTTATCAAAAACAAGTTTATTTTTTTCTTTTTATTCATTTTTCATATAGCCGGTATTATTTTTGCTAGTGATAATCCAACAAAAAAAGGTACAGCAAGCGCACGAATAATACAAATTGTGAATTGCCCTAGTCAAACAACTGCGGATTGTCGTATGTTATCAAAGATTTATCCACAGGATTTTGAAGTAGATAAAAAAAATATCCTTAAACCTGATATATATGATTTTAGTCAAAAAAAAATGGTTAATTCATTAGCGGATGTTATTAATACAGAATCAAAAAATAATGTGGACATTATTCATGCCTCAGGAAATCAAACAATAGCTCTGTTAAATTATCTTAACTCAATACCTCATCTACCAAAACCAACTATTTTTATTTTAGAAAACCCAAGCATTATTAGTAAAAAATATACTTGGCAGGCTGTCTTTTATCCATATTTCCTTCCACCCATTCAACAACCGATTTTGAATGATTTTAGTACGATTCCAGCTAATACCTGTGTTATCATTGGGTCAAATAGCAATACAAAAAATTCTAGTTCAAAACAAAGACGTGAAGGGCATCGGCAAGCGCAAGTATTATACGAGGTAATTAAAAAAACTGCTAAAAAAGATGAAGAAGTTTATCATATAATAACTAATGAAGAATATCCTACCATTGATCATAATCCCAATGGGGATCCAAATAAAATTTGCTATTGTGATCCTTGCTTGTTTAATGCTAAAAACAGCACTGCTCAAACAAATATTGCAAATATTTTAAAGGAAAAAGTTGGTACCTTTACCGCTAAACTGACTATTGATCCACCTACTCAAAATATTTATTCTGATTTTGATCGTCTTACGTATCAAGCACATAATGTAAAGAAACATAATCGCATTGTTATCTTTTTTAATTATGCTTTAAAGGGCACCATTTTAACCTTTTTAATATATATGATGTATAAAACTGGTATTCACTGTGCATGATTCTCGACATAAAAACTTTTATTTTATACAAAAACTGGTCCTTTCTTTACAAAAAATCAGACATGAGTTAAGGTAAATAATACAAAAGATTAACAATTTTTTATGCACAAGGTGCATTATTATGAATCAATATGAAAATACAGAAAAAAATGTCAGTGTAAAAAACACAAAAAATGGGTACGTTCTTGGTATAACAGGTACCGTTGTTGATGTACAATTTCCCTATGATTTAACTCCCCACATTCTGCATGAATTGCATATTATCTTTCCGCAAGACAACGGGGAACCGTATAAAAAGGCAAGTATTGAAGTTGCTCAACAACTGGGCGATGGAGCGGTGCGATGTATCGCAATAGAAAATATATTTAACATTACACGCGGCCTAGAAGTTATTGACACCGGAGCACCTATTACCGTTCCTGTCGGCAAACAAGTATTAGGACGAGTTTTTAATGTCTTAGGCGATCCAATAGATGGAAAAGAACCAGTGGAAGGTGAAGACCGATGGCCAATTTTTAAATCTGCACCATCATTTGTTGATCTTAAAGTAAAAAACGAAATTCAAGAAACTGGCATTAAGGTCATTGATGTTATGTGTCCTTACATTAAAGGTTCAAAAATTGGGCTTTTTGGTGGCGCAGGTGTTGGAAAAACAGTTTTAGTACAAGAATTAATCAGAAACATTGCAACTGAACATGGCGGCGTATCAGTGTTTACTGGTATCGGTGAACGTACACGTGAAGGCAATGAGTTATTTTTAGAAATGCAACGAACCGGTGTTCTTGATAAAACAGCATTAATTTTTGGTCAAATGGGCGAAATGCCTGGTGCACGATTACGTGTTGGGCTTACTGGCCTTACAATGGCAGAATATTTCAGAGATATAGAAAAAAAAGATGTTTTATTGTTTATTGATAATATCTTTAGATTTGTTCAAGCAGGTTCAGAGGTTTCCGCACTTCTTGGTAGAATGCCTTCAGCTGTTGGTTATCAGCCAACGCTGGCATCTGAAATGGGTGCCTTTCAAGAACGAATTACAAGCACTATTGACGGCTCAATTACATCGATCCAAGCAGTATATGTTCCTGCTGATGATATTACTGACCCTGCGCCTGCAACAACATTTATGCATCTCGATGCAAGTACCGTTCTTTCTCGTAAATTAGTAGAACTTGGTATTTATCCCGCTATTGACCCACTCATATCAAATTCAAAGGGATTACAAGCGCATATTATTGGTCAATCACATTATCAAGTGGCTCGTACCATTCAAAATATATTGCAGCGCTATAAAGAGTTACAAGATGTGATTGCTATTTTAGGCATGGAAGAATTAGCAGAAGAAGACAAAACTGTTGTTAAGCGTGCAAAACGAATACAAAAATTTTTAACACAGCCACTTTTCACTGCAGAATTTGCTACCGGTATGCCAGGCCGTTATGTATCACGCGAAAAAGCAATTGAAGATTTTAAAAGTATTCTTACTGGTGAATATGATCATTTACCCGAGGAAGCTTTTTATATGGTAGGCACCTTGGAAGAGGTGATTCAAAAATCTGCATTGTTATTACAAAAGTAAAAAGGTATAGAGTGAAATTGGTAGTTATCAGCCCTCATGCTCAACATGAATATAATGTTCAATGGATCGAAGCGCATACATCGTCAGGAATGCTTATTGTAAAAATTGGCCATGTTCCTATGATTTCTACACTTATACCTGGTTTTAATTTTTTATTTGTACTATCATCAACAGATGAAAAAAAAATAATACATCTTAGTCGCCCGGGATTTTTAGAAGTAAATAGAACAGAAGTGTTGGTTATTACAAGTCAAGATATTACGTTGATATAAGAGAAAATGTTGTGAAAAAAACTCTGGGGCATATTATCTCAGGATCACTCACAGAAGGTTTAATTATCCGTATATCTCCTGAAACACCTCTTGAAGATATCAAAACAGGAAAATTCGTTTCAATAACTGGTAATAATCATACATTCTTTTCACTTATCACAGACCTTACACTTGAAGTTACTCATCCAGATATTTTGCTCTTTCCTCCTACTAAGGAGGAAAAATTATTAACAGAGTTACTAAAGCAACGAGATATTTATGCAACAGCAACACTAAAACCGATGCTCATACTCACTAAAAATAATTTACCCGCACCTGTCAAAACTATTCCTTCACATTTTGCACTAGTACACGAAGCTGATAAAAAGGATGTTGCACTTATTTTTGGTGATGAAGCAGATATAAGCAAAAAATATTTCAGCATTGGTTGTCCCTTGGACATGGATACGCCAGTATGTATTGATCTTGAAAAATTAACTGAACGCAGTAATGGTATTTTTGGAAAAACAGGAACGGGTAAAACGTTTTTAACACGATTAGTTTTAGCAGGTCTTATTAAAAATGATAAAGCAATTAATTTGATTTTTGATATGCATAGTGAATATGGTTTGCAGGCACGTAAAGAATCAGAATATCAATCATTTGTAAAAGGACTTAAAACATTATTCCCTGATCGTGTTGCTATTTTTTCATTAGATCCTGATTCAACTCGTAGACGTGGTGGAAGCCCTGATGTTGAAATTTTATTATCATATAATGCAATACAGGTTGAAGATATACTTTCACTGCAAGATGAACTTAATCTTCATTCAACAGCAATTGAAGCTGCATACTTAATCGTTGCCAAATACAAACAAGAATGGCTGTATGTTTTACTTAATCAGGGAGAAAATTTAAAAGAATTTGCACAATCAATTGGTGCTCATCCCGAATCAATAGCTGCATTATATAGAAAATTAAAACGCATTGAACGTTTACCATTTTTTCAACCATTACACAAAGGTGTACATAAACCCGTTATTGATCAAATGATGGAATTTATTGATAAAGGAATAAATATTGTTGTGGAGTTTGGTAACTATACATCAACATTTGTTTACCTTTTGATAGCTAATATTATTTCTCGGCGTATACATTTTGAATATGTAGGAAAAACTGAAAAATTTTTAGGATCACAACGCAAAGAAGATGAGCCAAAAAAATTACTTATCACCATTGAAGAAGCACATAAATTTTTAAATCCACAAGCAGCACGACAAACAATTTTTGGTGTTATTGCACGTGAAATGCGTAAATATTATGTTTCATTACTTGTTGTAGATCAACGTCCATCGGGAATTGATCCAGAAATTATATCTCAAATCGGCACCAAAATTGTCGCACAATTAAATGATGAAAAAGACATTCAAGCAGTATTAACCGGTGTAAATGGTGCTTCTGCATTACGATCCATTCTTGCTTCTCTTGATACAAAAAAACAAGCTCTCCTTCTTGGTCATGCTATTGCAATGCCTGTTGTTGTTCAAACACGTGAATATGATGAAAAATTTTATCGTGCTATGGGTGATATCATTACTGCGCAACATATTGATCAGTTTGTTAATGAGTTATTTTAGGACTATCATATTCATCAATTAATATGGCAATTTTGCTAAATTGTACAGACAAAGCATTAATCAACTTTTCAAACACGAGACTAGGTTGTTTTTCAAAAACATCTAAAGTAATAACCCCATATTTTTGCCATTGATAATCACTATGGCTAATCCATAAATTATCAAACAATTTTTTGTTGTTGGTTAAAATTTCTTTAAGTGTAGAAACAAGCAATGATTTACCAAATCGACGAGGACGAGATAAAAAGAAGCGACGCCCTTTTGTGATCATACCGTAAATATATTAAGTTTTATCAACATAGAGATAATTTGATTGTATTAATTCAGAAAAAGTACTAATATCTATGGGCAGTTTGCGCATTTTTTATCCTTTATTATGTACTTTATACTAAACTTAATTACCGCAATAGTATCATAGTATCGCATGACCTAGCAATCTTTACCAAAATCATCAACTATTTTTTTTAGCAAGATCACGTAATACATTCTGCATATCTCGCGATAAGCCTTGAAATACAGAATTATCTTCATTTAATTTTGCTTTCCAATCTTTAAATTTATTTAAACATAATGCATAAATAAATTGTAACTCATCAGCAGAATAATCTTTTAACTCTTTTAAAGCATCTGCCTCTTTATCTGTCCAAAGAGTGCGTAAAATTAAAGTAGGGAAAGAAGAATACAAGCTGCTTGACATTCTTCCTCCAACAAGAATTTGACTGTCATCAAAATTAAAATCAACGGACACAATATTATTTTCAATACTGGGCAATACTGTACAAATTATTTTATCAAAATCATCAATATACCATAGCTCAAGATTATTTTTTTCACTACCCTCAAGCCCAACAAGTATACTTTTACTATCATGGCTAAATTTTACTGAATTAATAGCTAATGTACGATCAGCGAGTTCTTTACTCATTATCTTATTGAAATCACTTATGTCCCACAATACAAGCTTACCATCTTTACTTCCTGAAACAATTTTACTTTTATCGGGACTAATTGCCACAGATGAAACGGTATTCAGCGTAATAGTACCAGACGTACCAGCAAGTATATGTTTCTTTAAATCCGATTGTTGCGGATTCTTCAAGTCAACCTTACTCATATCATACAGCGCAAGATTGTGCTCTTTTCCCTCATATCCTACAACAATTATTTTACCATCCGCACTACAATCTAATGAATAACTATCTATGTTATCATTACTAAGATCCATTACAGTATCTCCCGTTATAAAATTAATTATACAAAGGGAACATACATTCGAATCACTTGCCACAACAACGTAAATATCATCTGACTTTGACAAAAATTTTACCATAAAAATATCATTTATAGAAAACAACGGTTTTTGTATTTTAGTCACAAGATCATACTCATATACATTATAACCGTTACTATCTGGATCTCCTGCTAAAACAACTTTATTTTCATCAGAACTAAAGTCTACTGAATAAAAACATTTGAGATAATTACCTACATGATAGCCAGCTATTTCAAAAACTTCTTCATTTTTAGTACAAATTAGTAAATTTGGTTTAAATAAAATTCCTTCAGGAAAAAAAGGAATAGCGGCAATTTTATTGCCGTCAGAACTAAATATAGCTGAATGAACTGATGCATCAACAGAACACAAAACTTTTATTCTATCTTTTTGATTGCTTTTGATTATCAAATCTTTCAAGCAATGAGTAGTTGGAGCTCTCATTAGTGATATTTGCAAATCAAAATTCAATTCTTTTATTTCTTCACTGTTGATCGTATCACTATTTATTTTGATATTAGCTAAAGCAATTTTTTGAATATCAATTGCCTCTAAATAATCAGCAGTGTTAGCCAAAACAACCAATTCTTTTAAAGTAAATTCTTTTGGTTCTTTTGTTTTACAAAAACTAAAAAATTGCTGAATTTTATCAATTGAGCAATCGATAGGAATTTCATTTGACTGTTGATCCTTATACATACCAACTACTTCACTAATTAACTCACTATTTTCTACAGCTAATTTTTTATCAACCCACAAACCCTTTTTTGGATTATTCACATCATATAAGAACAATTGATTTTCATGTTGTTTTAAAATTTCCTGTGTAGGTGATTTCTGCTTGAACAAACGCATATATGAAGCAAAATCTTTTTGAATGTTCTGTTTTGATTGTAAGCTCACATCCGATTTTTGCATTCTTTTTATAGCTGCGCGCTGACTGGAGGTCAACTGCATCATACTAAATATATTTGTTGAAAAAGCACCAATGAACATCATCAACTGCAATAATTGATTATTTTTTAACATACATCATATCTCAATTAGCATTTTTACAAATACAAATAACTTAATTATACCACTTACTACAATAGTATAAAAAATACAATATGAAAGCAAATAAATATCTAAAAAAATAATTAACTGATTTTTTTAGATGCATAGGTAACAGTAAAATTATGTGGTTCACGTGTAAATGATAAACCGATAAGCATAAGCTGTCTTTCTTGCCCAAGAAAACGCTCATAATAGCGCCGCTCTTCAATTTGGGCTAATGCAATGTCTGCTGATTGGTTAAATTTAACTTCGATAATGTATATAATTTTTGGAAATTCAAGAACTAAGTCAATACGTCCATGACTTGTTGAATATTCCGATTGCGTTTTGATACCTGCACCGATGCACACCATCATTAATAGTGCATGATAAAATTTTTCCTCTTTGCTGTGCAATTGATACGGCACATGTGCAAATAATCTTTGTATTAATTCAACTGCATCTTCTATATTTTCATCTTCAAATGCTTCTTGCAGTTCTAATGACATCTGTTCTGCTTGCACAGGATCAAGATATGCAAATACTTCCAGTAAATATTTTTGTAATGAAATACGTACTTCTGCATTAGGATAATCAAGAGTATAAAGACGTGAATTTGGATTATAGCTAGAAATTGTCAAGTACCCCGCTTGAAACATCAATGACAGTAATGGTGTTACGCCAACATCAAAAATACCCAATGAATCTTCTGATATTTTTAATTTTTCAGGATCAAATGTAGCATATTCTTTTTTTAATACTTCAATTAAAAAAGTTGGCGTACCTGATTGAAACCAAAAGTTTTTAAACTCTTGTACATGAAGTGCATTCATCAAAGAAAATGGATTATATACAGCAACAACATTGTCTCCAAATCGATACCCATTATACCATATTTTTATCTGCTGGCGCAGTGTATCATAAGGAATATTCTCTTCTTTTGACCATGCACATATATACTCATTAAAATAATGATCAACCTCTTTATCACTGTAACCACATATTCCAGAAAATTGTTTATTAAGAGTTAAAACTTGTAAATTATTGATACCAGAAAACAGTCCTGCTTTTGCAAATGAACTTACTCCTGTTATAAAAACAAATTGTACTTGTGCATCTAAGCTTTTAATGGTTGTAAAAAATTGCTGAATTTTATTACGTACAACCTGCGCTAAATCTTTATCATATAATGTTTTTAATATTGGACTATCGTATTCATCAATTAATATTGCAACATGACCATATTTTTCCGATAGAGCATTAACAAGATTTTCTAACACTAGACCTAATTGATTGTCTGACGCGGTAAAAATAATATTATATACACGTGCAATTTGCATCAGTGCATACTTAAGTCCATTTTCCATTGTTTCGACATTATCTATTTCTAGTCTCGAAAAATCTAAACTAATAACACCATATTCTTGCCAATTATAGTCACTGCTACCAATCCATAAATCATCGAAAAGAACTCTATTTGCCGTCAAAATTTCCTTAAACGTAGAAACAAGCAATGATTTGCCAAATCGACGGGGGCGAGATAGGAAAAAGCGATGACCACTCGTTAATATTTTGTACATATATTCTGTCTTATCAACATACAAATAATTTAGTGCTTTAATACGAGAAAAAGTACTTATATCAACAGGTAATTTACGCATTTTTATCCTTACTATTTTTGAAATTCTTTGAACAGCATACTTGGCTGAATACCACGATTATTTTGATATTTATTGCTGGAATACGTTGCATAATCGCCCTCAATGGTATGATAAAAGATTTGGCATATCTCAACACCTGGATAAATTTTTACCGGTGTTACACAAAATATTTCAAGCGTCCAATATCCTTTAAATCCAACATCACCAAAACCAGCTGTTACATGAATAAATAGCCCCAATCGACCAATTGATGAACGACCTTCAATCATAGGCACTAATGTATCTGTTCGTGTATATTCAATTGTACGACCTAAATAGAGTTTTCCTGCTTCAAGTAAAAACCCATCTTCAGGCATAATAATTGTACTAATTTGATGATCTTTTTTCATATCAAGATATGGTTCATTATAAATCAAAAGTTCATTATGCAAACGTAAATTATAACTATTAGGACCCAACTGTGACTGACTAAATGGATCTATAAATAACTCCTTACCCAATCGACGTCTAATTTCATTTCCTGAAAGAATCATAATGCTCCTTATTGAACTTATTGAAAGATAATGTTACCTTGTACAATAAGTTAACAGGATTATTTTTTTAGTAAAAAAAGATATTATTATGATAAATAACTCAATTCCAAATCAAATAAATATTGAACAAATCAAACTAGAAAGCAATAGATTTAATGACCTACCAACAGAAATTAGTAAGATTATTGTTGGTCAAAATAATACAATTAATTTAATTGTAAATGCAATTTTATGTAAAGGGCATATTCTTTTAGAAGGTGTTCCGGGAGTCGCAAAAACGACAATGATAAAAGCTGTTGCATCTGCATTAGGATTATCATTTAACAGAATTCAATTTACGCCAGACTTATTACCATCAGATTTAATCGGCACCTTAATTTTCAATCCTAAAATTCAAGATTTCGAAACTAAAAAAGGACCTATATTTGCAAATTTAATTCTTGCTGATGAAATCAATCGTGCTCCTGCCAAAGTCCAAGCTGCATTACTCGAAGCTATGCAAGAACAACAAGTTACTATTGGATCACATACGTATAAACTTGATGTACCCTTTTTAGTCTTTGCAACACAAAACCCTATTGAACAAGAAGGTACCTACCGTTTACCTGAAGCGCAGTTGGATCGTTTCTTATTTAAAATTCATGTTGATTATCCAACTATTTTTGAGGAACGAGAAATTTTACATCGCTCACTATATACTCATACAGCCAATCAGGTACTCAGCAAAAATGATATTTTGGAATCACAAAAACTTGTACAATCCATTTATGTTGATGAAAAAATAATAAACTACATTGTTGCCATCGTTTTTGCAACACGAAAACCTGCTGAGTATAAGCTGCAAGATATCGCTACATATATTAATTATGGGGTATCACCGCGTGCGACTCTTGCTCTTTATAACGCGGCTAAAACGCATGCTTTTTTAGCAAAACGTCATTATGTAACTCCCGACGATGTTAAAGCTATATGTCTTCCTGCATTACGACATCGATTACATTTAACCTATGAAGCCGAAGCAGACAATGTAACGGCTGATACTATTATCAGAAAAATAATAAATACTATTCCCACACCATAATATAACAGCGTTTTATAGAAAAAATCTTATTTCATATAAATAACATCTGTTGGTATACTTGACAAGAATAAAATAAGAACGTTATTGTAAAAAAAGTAAGAAAATAATGCAAGGAACTCACCATGAAACATCCATTTTGGATTATAAATCTTGGACTACTTTGTTTAGTCCTAATTTCCCTTGCATTTATTTATATATCAACAAGTAAAATTCCAAAAAGAGAAACTATAGAACCAACACAAATATCGCCACGAAAAGATTTAAAGGTTGCTATCAACATTAAAAAAATTTATGAAGATGATCTTTTTGGTA
This region of Candidatus Babeliales bacterium genomic DNA includes:
- a CDS encoding DUF87 domain-containing protein, with protein sequence MKKTLGHIISGSLTEGLIIRISPETPLEDIKTGKFVSITGNNHTFFSLITDLTLEVTHPDILLFPPTKEEKLLTELLKQRDIYATATLKPMLILTKNNLPAPVKTIPSHFALVHEADKKDVALIFGDEADISKKYFSIGCPLDMDTPVCIDLEKLTERSNGIFGKTGTGKTFLTRLVLAGLIKNDKAINLIFDMHSEYGLQARKESEYQSFVKGLKTLFPDRVAIFSLDPDSTRRRGGSPDVEILLSYNAIQVEDILSLQDELNLHSTAIEAAYLIVAKYKQEWLYVLLNQGENLKEFAQSIGAHPESIAALYRKLKRIERLPFFQPLHKGVHKPVIDQMMEFIDKGINIVVEFGNYTSTFVYLLIANIISRRIHFEYVGKTEKFLGSQRKEDEPKKLLITIEEAHKFLNPQAARQTIFGVIAREMRKYYVSLLVVDQRPSGIDPEIISQIGTKIVAQLNDEKDIQAVLTGVNGASALRSILASLDTKKQALLLGHAIAMPVVVQTREYDEKFYRAMGDIITAQHIDQFVNELF
- a CDS encoding AAA family ATPase, which produces MRKLPVDISTFSRIKALNYLYVDKTEYMYKILTSGHRFFLSRPRRFGKSLLVSTFKEILTANRVLFDDLWIGSSDYNWQEYGVISLDFSRLEIDNVETMENGLKYALMQIARVYNIIFTASDNQLGLVLENLVNALSEKYGHVAILIDEYDSPILKTLYDKDLAQVVRNKIQQFFTTIKSLDAQVQFVFITGVSSFAKAGLFSGINNLQVLTLNKQFSGICGYSDKEVDHYFNEYICAWSKEENIPYDTLRQQIKIWYNGYRFGDNVVAVYNPFSLMNALHVQEFKNFWFQSGTPTFLIEVLKKEYATFDPEKLKISEDSLGIFDVGVTPLLSLMFQAGYLTISSYNPNSRLYTLDYPNAEVRISLQKYLLEVFAYLDPVQAEQMSLELQEAFEDENIEDAVELIQRLFAHVPYQLHSKEEKFYHALLMMVCIGAGIKTQSEYSTSHGRIDLVLEFPKIIYIIEVKFNQSADIALAQIEERRYYERFLGQERQLMLIGLSFTREPHNFTVTYASKKIS
- a CDS encoding AAA family ATPase; this translates as MITKGRRFFLSRPRRFGKSLLVSTLKEILTNNKKLFDNLWISHSDYQWQKYGVITLDVFEKQPSLVFEKLINALSVQFSKIAILIDEYDSPKITH
- the dcd gene encoding dCTP deaminase — protein: MILSGNEIRRRLGKELFIDPFSQSQLGPNSYNLRLHNELLIYNEPYLDMKKDHQISTIIMPEDGFLLEAGKLYLGRTIEYTRTDTLVPMIEGRSSIGRLGLFIHVTAGFGDVGFKGYWTLEIFCVTPVKIYPGVEICQIFYHTIEGDYATYSSNKYQNNRGIQPSMLFKEFQK
- a CDS encoding WD40 repeat domain-containing protein is translated as MLKNNQLLQLMMFIGAFSTNIFSMMQLTSSQRAAIKRMQKSDVSLQSKQNIQKDFASYMRLFKQKSPTQEILKQHENQLFLYDVNNPKKGLWVDKKLAVENSELISEVVGMYKDQQSNEIPIDCSIDKIQQFFSFCKTKEPKEFTLKELVVLANTADYLEAIDIQKIALANIKINSDTINSEEIKELNFDLQISLMRAPTTHCLKDLIIKSNQKDRIKVLCSVDASVHSAIFSSDGNKIAAIPFFPEGILFKPNLLICTKNEEVFEIAGYHVGNYLKCFYSVDFSSDENKVVLAGDPDSNGYNVYEYDLVTKIQKPLFSINDIFMVKFLSKSDDIYVVVASDSNVCSLCIINFITGDTVMDLSNDNIDSYSLDCSADGKIIVVGYEGKEHNLALYDMSKVDLKNPQQSDLKKHILAGTSGTITLNTVSSVAISPDKSKIVSGSKDGKLVLWDISDFNKIMSKELADRTLAINSVKFSHDSKSILVGLEGSEKNNLELWYIDDFDKIICTVLPSIENNIVSVDFNFDDSQILVGGRMSSSLYSSFPTLILRTLWTDKEADALKELKDYSADELQFIYALCLNKFKDWKAKLNEDNSVFQGLSRDMQNVLRDLAKKNS
- a CDS encoding AAA family ATPase — protein: MKKLPIGMQALSELLQNGYVYVDKTRHIYELITTGKYYFFARPRRFGKSLLISTLAEIFSGNKKLFIGLDISALSYGWKQYPVINISFSDIPCTTPEELEQGIQRYLYSIAQENTIELDKHLLPSQMLQVIVMALSKDNRVVLLVDEYDYPILRHIHDVAMADKMREILKSFYIIIKGLDSHLKFVLLTGVSKFSKTSIFSGLNNLEDISLSATYNDLVGYTKAEITTYFNEHLAHTKDKINISADKLLEKITVWYDGYRFTRNNDSEKLYNPFSVMLCLKNSEFSNYWFATGTPTFLVNLLQSKQYPIQDFDGIEATEGELSQFEVDNIFLKTLLFQTGYLTIQKYNPASRNYLLNFPNKETIDSLGELIFASMTSVSGSILNNVTVALLQAFDDINFEHIRTTLTQLFAAIPYTIQISEEKYYQTIFYLVLKMIGAHVIVEQPTNIGRIDAIIQTQDTCFIIEFKINSTAAKALQQIEDKKYYQPYESLRKKIILVGIVFDTVVKNITEIEYKVH
- the atpD gene encoding F0F1 ATP synthase subunit beta, producing the protein MNQYENTEKNVSVKNTKNGYVLGITGTVVDVQFPYDLTPHILHELHIIFPQDNGEPYKKASIEVAQQLGDGAVRCIAIENIFNITRGLEVIDTGAPITVPVGKQVLGRVFNVLGDPIDGKEPVEGEDRWPIFKSAPSFVDLKVKNEIQETGIKVIDVMCPYIKGSKIGLFGGAGVGKTVLVQELIRNIATEHGGVSVFTGIGERTREGNELFLEMQRTGVLDKTALIFGQMGEMPGARLRVGLTGLTMAEYFRDIEKKDVLLFIDNIFRFVQAGSEVSALLGRMPSAVGYQPTLASEMGAFQERITSTIDGSITSIQAVYVPADDITDPAPATTFMHLDASTVLSRKLVELGIYPAIDPLISNSKGLQAHIIGQSHYQVARTIQNILQRYKELQDVIAILGMEELAEEDKTVVKRAKRIQKFLTQPLFTAEFATGMPGRYVSREKAIEDFKSILTGEYDHLPEEAFYMVGTLEEVIQKSALLLQK